The sequence AAGCAACTTGGCGAGGGGCAACTGAAGAGATGGAGTGAGTATCCCCTCTACTTGCAGCCTCCTCGCGCGCCTCGCATGCGTGTCATGGCGGCGAGAAGGGCAGTGGATGAGGTCTGAGGTGTGTGTGTCGGGTTGAGTAGATGGGGGGGGTCAGTTGGAACAACCGAGTTACCTGTCGTGGGAAGGAGGGAGCGGCGAGGGGGGCGCTGTTCCCCGAGGTAACAACCGCGGGATTTGCTTTGACCCTGGGAGGCTGTAGTCGAGGGCGGTGGTAGCAGTTGAGGCTTGTGGTAGCGCGAAGGCCCATCTTCGGGAAGAGTGGCATATGTGTCTCTTACAGGCCATGACACGGGCTCTGCTTCCCCTTACCTTGTGCGCTGGTGAGAGATGCTACATTGTGCTTTGAACGGTAGCAGTGTGGCAAGCAGGAATTTTAGCAAGCCGAAATTTGCTTGGTTGGAAAAAGCGACAGgctaggaaaagcttcacctgctaaaACCTCTGCTGCACACCAGGCTTTTCTGCTCGGAaggccaatttatttattttgtgtatCACAACGATACAGGGTTACCCTTTGCTTTTGCGGGCCCTCCTGTGTCATGTCATGGGGCATGCTGTCAGCAGGTGAATCCCCATGACAGGAAAAGTGCCACCTGCTAAATTTCAGTATGTTAGGATTCTGTTTAAGGCATAAGCAAGGCCAATAAGGGGGAAAACGGTATTCCTATGTTGTCACTTCTCCCTTTAAGATTTGATTTGTGTCTTTCATATCGTGTAGCATTCAGTAATGTAGCAAGTGAATCTTTTACTACAATGTTTCCATGCCGGAAAAAGCTCCAAATTCCTCACTACCCATTGTAACATCAGTCACTATTATGGGTTAAACAACTCTGTttttcttctgctcccctccacccccacagTCAGGATAAAAGACAAAAAGAGTGTTACTGGAGCATCTTTGTAGTGGAATTAATTATGCACAGAGATGCTATTGTCGAGAAAGCAGAATAGGCCTGCTGGATGTCTATGATGTTATGCATCTTTGTTATATATTTGTTGTTTTCAGTTGATTGGTAAAGATGGagagaggcagaggaggaggaggaggaggaggaaggagtgtgGGGGGCTCTGGCCTACACAGGAGCATTTACTCCCAGTCCCAGCAGCAGTATCATTATCCTGCCTCCTCTTCTCAGGCGGGCTGCATGGAGATCCAGGAGCTGGCCTCCAAAAGAGTGGACATCCAAAAAAAGAGGTTTTATTTGGATGTGAAACAGAGCTCCCGAGGCCGTTTTCTGAAGATAGCAGAAGTCTGGATAGGAAGAGGCAGACAAGACAATATCAGGAAAAGCAAGCTGACTCTCTCTTTGTCAGTTGCTTCTGAGCTAAAGGATTGTCTGGGAGATTTCATAGAGCACTATGCCCATTTGGGCCTAAAAGGCAGCCAGAGTCATCGGAATGAGCACACTAATGGCAAAGAACAAGATACAAGAAGACGGCAACACCATCACCCACCATCACCTCCAGCATCAGTTGGATCAGAAGAGCATCTTCACAGCGTCTTAAAAACTGAGTACATTGAGAGAGACAATAGAAAGTATTATTTAGACCTGAAGGAGAACCAACGCGGGCGTTTCTTAAGGATTAGGCAGACCTTGATTAGAGGACCGGGCATGATAGGATATTTTGGTCACAGTTTGGGACAGGAACAGACTATTGTCCTTCCAGCACAAGGGATGATTGAGTTCAGGGATGCTTTGGTCCAGTTAATTGAAGAGTATGGTGAAGGAGACATAGAAGAAAGGAGAAGTGGAGGAGATGAGCCTCCTGAACTCCCAGAAGGGACTTCCTTCAGGGTGGACAACAAGAGGTTCTACTTTGATGTGGGGTCCAACAGGTACGGTATTTTTTTGAAGGTAAGTGAAGTGAGGCCTCCATACCGTAACACCATCACTGTCCCATACAAAGCATGGACAAGATTTGGGGAAAACTTTATCAAGTATGAAGAGGAGATGAGGAGAATTTACAACGGCCATAAAGAGAAAAGAATGGATATCAGAGGGGACAGTGGTGAAGAACAAGAAGGTCTTGATTAGAATGTGTTTCAACAGGCCAAGaaacaaaacagaagcaaaattggCTACAGATACTGATACGTAGTTGTTGAAAGAAGTTGCCTTTCTTTTTGAGTTCTTCCCTGTTGTTAGATAACTCCTACATATATAATACTACAAGGGTTTGGTTATCATATTAAAAAATACCCAGTGACATCTCTGTGATTTCTATAAGAATAGTTAAAAAATAGTTAACCACCCAATGATTCTGATAATTCCAATAATTCCATAGTCTGCAAAGATTAATTATGTATACTAGCACTAAATCTATTATTACAACCTGTTCAAAATCTATATAACGTTTATGTTGCAGTGTAACATGATACAAGTAAGACAGATTGACCTCTATTAACCTTAGAGCATTTGTGACCAAAACTGATCTTTAAATTTTAAATACTCGTATTGGGAAAGGTATCTTTAAATAAGTATCTGCTGTTTACTTTGTGGTAAAAATCTTGGAAATGTGGGGAGTGGGAATAACAAACCTCTATAGTGTATTGGCCAGTAATTTCATGGTTACCTAATTTTATGATACCCAATAATTTCAAGTGTCCCAACAATATAAATCCATGTTTGATTTAATAGGTTGTT is a genomic window of Rhineura floridana isolate rRhiFlo1 chromosome 1, rRhiFlo1.hap2, whole genome shotgun sequence containing:
- the PURG gene encoding purine-rich element-binding protein gamma isoform X5; translated protein: MERGRGGGGGGGRSVGGSGLHRSIYSQSQQQYHYPASSSQAGCMEIQELASKRVDIQKKRFYLDVKQSSRGRFLKIAEVWIGRGRQDNIRKSKLTLSLSVASELKDCLGDFIEHYAHLGLKGSQSHRNEHTNGKEQDTRRRQHHHPPSPPASVGSEEHLHSVLKTEYIERDNRKYYLDLKENQRGRFLRIRQTLIRGPGMIGYFGHSLGQEQTIVLPAQGMIEFRDALVQLIEEYGEGDIEERRSGGDEPPELPEGTSFRVDNKRFYFDVGSNRYGIFLKVTHFPTSLESIHIFQIQHEKLLHDDG
- the PURG gene encoding purine-rich element-binding protein gamma isoform X3 is translated as MERGRGGGGGGGRSVGGSGLHRSIYSQSQQQYHYPASSSQAGCMEIQELASKRVDIQKKRFYLDVKQSSRGRFLKIAEVWIGRGRQDNIRKSKLTLSLSVASELKDCLGDFIEHYAHLGLKGSQSHRNEHTNGKEQDTRRRQHHHPPSPPASVGSEEHLHSVLKTEYIERDNRKYYLDLKENQRGRFLRIRQTLIRGPGMIGYFGHSLGQEQTIVLPAQGMIEFRDALVQLIEEYGEGDIEERRSGGDEPPELPEGTSFRVDNKRFYFDVGSNRYGIFLKHLCLKITLI
- the PURG gene encoding purine-rich element-binding protein gamma isoform X1 translates to MERGRGGGGGGGRSVGGSGLHRSIYSQSQQQYHYPASSSQAGCMEIQELASKRVDIQKKRFYLDVKQSSRGRFLKIAEVWIGRGRQDNIRKSKLTLSLSVASELKDCLGDFIEHYAHLGLKGSQSHRNEHTNGKEQDTRRRQHHHPPSPPASVGSEEHLHSVLKTEYIERDNRKYYLDLKENQRGRFLRIRQTLIRGPGMIGYFGHSLGQEQTIVLPAQGMIEFRDALVQLIEEYGEGDIEERRSGGDEPPELPEGTSFRVDNKRFYFDVGSNRYGIFLKVSEVRPPYRNTITVPYKAWTRFGENFIKYEEEMRRIYNGHKEKRMDIRGDSGEEQEGLD
- the PURG gene encoding purine-rich element-binding protein gamma isoform X2 — protein: MEIQELASKRVDIQKKRFYLDVKQSSRGRFLKIAEVWIGRGRQDNIRKSKLTLSLSVASELKDCLGDFIEHYAHLGLKGSQSHRNEHTNGKEQDTRRRQHHHPPSPPASVGSEEHLHSVLKTEYIERDNRKYYLDLKENQRGRFLRIRQTLIRGPGMIGYFGHSLGQEQTIVLPAQGMIEFRDALVQLIEEYGEGDIEERRSGGDEPPELPEGTSFRVDNKRFYFDVGSNRYGIFLKVSEVRPPYRNTITVPYKAWTRFGENFIKYEEEMRRIYNGHKEKRMDIRGDSGEEQEGLD